In the Bombus pyrosoma isolate SC7728 linkage group LG15, ASM1482585v1, whole genome shotgun sequence genome, one interval contains:
- the LOC122576074 gene encoding vacuolar protein sorting-associated protein 45 — MNLITALKFYITRMTEESGPGMKVLLMDKQTTSIVSLLYSQSEIFLKEVYLFERIDTNVRNEGLKHLKCIVFIRPTKENIEYLCNELRCPKYGTYYIYFSNIIAKADIKLLAENDEQEVVREIHEYYADYLAISPHLFSLGINTCSQGLLWNPVHLHRTVLGLISVLLSIKRCPYIRYQNSSEMAKRLSEKIREVLSKESNSFEFRQDSSPILLIVDRRDDPVTPLLNQWTYQAMVHELLTINNNRVNLSHVKGISKELKEVVLSAEHDEFYASNLYLNFGEIGQTIKELMDEFQKKAKKHQKVESIADMKNFVETYPLFKKLSGTVSKHVTVVGELSSLVEKHHLLQVSELEQELSCQSDHSMQLQKIRELINNQQIREIDAVRLVMLYALHYEKYANNDINGLLNLLKNRGVSEKFLKLVYSILEYSGINARQNNLFDREAVAKITKKLFKGLSGVDNIYTQHTPLLNETLEDLIKGKLSLQTFPYLGNTMMSKRPQDIIVFMIGGTTYEESLTVHNLNKQNPGIKIILGGTTIHNSTSFLEEIQQATSGILSRYKNNNN; from the exons atgaatttaattactgcattaaaattttatattactcgTATGACAGAAGAAAGTGGACCTGGCATGAAAGTTCTTTTGATGGATAAACAAACG ACAAGTATCGTGAGTTTACTATATAGTCAAtcggaaatatttcttaaagaagtttatttattcgaaaggATTGACACAAATGTTCGTAACGAAGGATTAAAGCATTTGAAATGTATAGTTTTCATAAGGCCAaccaaagaaaatatcgaataccTCTGCAACGAATTAAGGTGTCCCAAATATGGCACATACTATATTT ATTTCAGTAATATTATCGCAAAGGCTGATATCAAACTTCTAGCTGAAAATGATGAACAAGAAGTAGTAAGAGAAATTCATGAATATTACGCAGATTATTTAGCTATAAGTCCGCATTTGTTTTCACTTGGGATTAATACATGCTCGCAAG GCTTGCTATGGAATCCAGTACATCTACACAGAACCGTCCTGGGCTTAATTTCAGtcttattatcaattaaaagaTGCCCTTATATACGTTATCAAAATAGTTCTGAGATGGCAAAGAGATTATCAGAAAAAATACGCGAAGTATTAAGTAAAGAATCGAATTCGTTCGAATTTAGACAAGATTCTAGCCCGATTTTACTAATAGTTGATCGAAGAGATGATCCTGTTACACCCTTATTAAATCAGTGGACTTATCAAGCAATGGttcatgaattattaactattaACAACAATCGTGTTAATTTATCACATGTGAAGGGTATTTCGAAGGAATTAAAAGAAGTTGTCCTTAGTGCGGAACATGATGAATTTTATGCAAGT aATTTGTATCTTAACTTTGGCGAAATTGGGCAAACAATAAAAGAATTGATGGATGAATTTCAAAAGAAGGCTAAGAAACATCAGAAAGTAGAAAGTATAGccgatatgaaaaatttcgtagaaacttatccgttatttaaaaagttatctGGTACGGTATCAAAACATGTGACAGTAGTTGGCGAACTATCTTCTCTTGTGGAAAAACATCATTTACTGCAAGTATCAGAATTAGAACAGGAACTTAGTTGTCAAAGTGACCATTCTATGCAG CTACAAAAAATAAGGGAGCTTATTAATAATCAACAAATACGAGAAATCGATGCTGTGAGATTGGTCATGCTTTATGCGCTTCATTAtgagaaatatgcaaataatgatattaatggTTTATTGAACTTATTAAAAAACAGAGGtgtttcagaaaaatttttgaag CTAGTATACAGCATATTAGAATATAGCGGAATTAATGCAAGGCAGAATAACTTATTTGATCGAGAAGCAGTAGCCAAGATTACTAAAAAGTTATTCAAAGGTTTAAGTGGagtagataatatttatacccAACATACGCCATTACTGAACGAAACACTtgaagatttaataaaaggaaaattaagtCTGCAAACATTTCCATATCTTGGAAATACAATGATGTCAAAAAG GCCACAGGATATCATAGTTTTTATGATCGGAGGAACAACATATGAAGAAAGTTTAACAGTccataatttaaataaacaaaatcctgggataaaaattattttaggcGGCACTACTATCCATAATTCTACAAGTTTCTTA